From Rhodococcus antarcticus, the proteins below share one genomic window:
- a CDS encoding small ribosomal subunit Rsm22 family protein, which yields MHELPPALRAALAAAVARHPSPEVTAATARLVERYQEGSPAETPLLVSELDAVAYANYRMPATWAAVRAALGEAARLAPALAPRTQLDVGAGTGSAVWAAAQVWPSLEAHTVLEQVPAVLRLGAELAAGAPGSVLGTTWTSAEVTSGAALPTAELVTASYLLGELAPGDRAALVDRLVAAASEVLVVVEPGSVAGHERVLAARAQLLAAGLHVLAPCPHELACPMVGTRDWCHFSVRLERSVEHRRAKGATLGFEDEKYAYLVAVRSLVDPAAGRVVRHPRTRKGVVELELCTREPGQRTELVSKRQGSVYKAARDVEWGDAWPPTA from the coding sequence GTGCACGAGCTCCCTCCCGCGCTTCGCGCTGCCCTCGCCGCGGCTGTCGCCCGGCACCCCTCCCCCGAGGTGACCGCCGCCACCGCGCGGCTCGTCGAGCGCTACCAGGAGGGCTCCCCCGCCGAGACGCCCCTGCTGGTCAGCGAGCTCGATGCCGTGGCGTACGCGAACTACCGCATGCCCGCCACCTGGGCCGCGGTCCGCGCCGCGCTCGGTGAGGCGGCACGGCTCGCCCCCGCGCTGGCGCCCCGCACGCAGCTCGACGTGGGGGCCGGGACGGGTTCGGCGGTGTGGGCCGCGGCGCAGGTCTGGCCGTCGCTGGAGGCGCACACCGTGCTCGAGCAGGTGCCGGCCGTGCTCCGGCTGGGCGCCGAGCTGGCCGCCGGTGCCCCCGGGTCGGTGCTCGGCACGACGTGGACCTCGGCCGAGGTGACCTCCGGGGCGGCCCTGCCGACCGCCGAGCTCGTCACCGCCTCGTACCTGCTGGGTGAGCTGGCGCCGGGCGACCGTGCCGCGCTCGTGGACCGGCTGGTGGCCGCGGCGTCGGAGGTCCTGGTGGTCGTGGAGCCGGGATCGGTGGCCGGGCACGAGCGGGTGCTCGCGGCCCGTGCGCAGCTGCTGGCCGCCGGGCTGCACGTGCTGGCCCCCTGCCCGCACGAGCTCGCCTGCCCGATGGTGGGCACGAGGGACTGGTGCCACTTCTCGGTGCGGCTGGAGCGCAGCGTGGAGCACCGCCGGGCCAAGGGGGCGACCCTGGGCTTCGAGGACGAGAAGTACGCCTACCTGGTGGCCGTGCGGTCCCTGGTCGACCCCGCGGCGGGCCGGGTGGTGCGGCACCCGCGCACCCGCAAGGGCGTCGTCGAGCTGGAGCTGTGCACCCGGGAGCCGGGGCAGCGCACCGAGCTCGTCAGCAAGCGGCAGGGTTCGGTCTACAAGGCGGCCCGGGACGTGGAGTGGGGCGACGCCTGGCCGCCCACCGCCTGA
- a CDS encoding PAC2 family protein, producing MTQTEQPRLQDPVLVAAFEGWNDAGDAASGAVEHLELCWDATLLAEIDSEDYYDFQVTRPTVKMVDGVTREIVWPSTRILVCRPPGSARDVVLLHGIEPNMRWRSFCAEVLSHVERLGITTVVTLGALLADTAHTRPVPVTGTAPDPVSAQRYNVEQTRYEGPTGITGVLQDACVRAGIPAISFWAAVPHYVSTPPNPKATIALLHRVEDVLDVEVPLIGLPEQATEWEVAVTEMAEEDEDVLGYVRTLEERGDAETDMSDAVARSDAESIAAEFERYLRRRGPGSADGPRGA from the coding sequence GTGACGCAGACCGAGCAGCCCCGTCTGCAGGACCCCGTGCTGGTGGCCGCGTTCGAGGGGTGGAACGACGCCGGTGACGCGGCCAGCGGCGCCGTCGAGCACCTCGAGCTGTGCTGGGACGCGACCCTGCTCGCCGAGATCGACTCCGAGGACTACTACGACTTCCAGGTGACCCGGCCGACCGTCAAGATGGTGGACGGGGTGACCCGGGAGATCGTATGGCCGTCGACCCGCATCCTGGTCTGCCGACCGCCCGGCTCGGCCCGCGACGTGGTCCTGCTGCACGGCATCGAGCCCAACATGCGCTGGCGCAGCTTCTGCGCGGAGGTCCTCAGCCACGTGGAGCGGCTCGGCATCACCACCGTGGTGACCCTGGGTGCCCTGCTCGCCGACACCGCGCACACCCGGCCCGTCCCGGTCACCGGCACCGCCCCCGACCCGGTCTCGGCGCAGCGGTACAACGTCGAGCAGACGCGCTACGAGGGCCCGACCGGGATCACCGGTGTCCTGCAGGACGCCTGCGTGCGCGCCGGCATCCCGGCCATCTCGTTCTGGGCCGCGGTGCCGCACTACGTCTCGACCCCTCCGAACCCCAAGGCCACCATCGCCCTGCTGCACCGGGTGGAGGACGTGCTCGACGTGGAGGTCCCGCTGATCGGGCTGCCCGAGCAGGCCACCGAGTGGGAGGTGGCGGTCACCGAGATGGCCGAGGAGGACGAGGACGTGCTGGGCTACGTGCGCACCCTCGAGGAACGCGGTGACGCGGAGACCGACATGTCCGACGCGGTCGCCAGGTCCGACGCGGAGTCCATCGCCGCCGAGTTCGAGCGGTACCTGCGCCGTCGTGGTCCGGGCTCGGCAGACGGTCCCCGGGGGGCGTGA
- a CDS encoding MarR family winged helix-turn-helix transcriptional regulator: MVAEDVQDWPTGRLLSAAARVVEHSWEGLLREHGLTHAGLIALHCLGSGPSPQRALAQLCRVTDQTMSRTVGKLVRGGFVERSADPTDERKVVVTITGAGRGVHERMVAAERSDAVLTSAVSDPAALRAALVEILTRA; the protein is encoded by the coding sequence GTGGTGGCTGAAGACGTGCAGGACTGGCCGACCGGACGACTGCTCTCGGCGGCAGCGCGGGTGGTCGAGCACTCCTGGGAGGGGCTGCTGCGGGAGCACGGTCTCACCCACGCCGGGCTCATCGCGCTGCACTGCCTCGGGTCGGGGCCCTCACCCCAGCGCGCGCTGGCCCAGCTCTGCCGGGTGACCGACCAGACCATGAGCCGCACGGTGGGCAAGCTGGTCCGCGGGGGGTTCGTCGAGCGCTCCGCGGACCCCACCGACGAGCGCAAGGTGGTCGTCACCATCACCGGAGCCGGACGCGGCGTGCACGAGCGGATGGTGGCGGCCGAGCGGTCCGACGCGGTCCTGACCTCGGCCGTCTCCGACCCCGCCGCCCTGCGTGCGGCCCTGGTGGAGATCCTCACCCGTGCGTGA
- a CDS encoding MFS transporter translates to MSRSPLRGRLAVGALFAGGFLGPFGGGVTASMLPEIAGDLGVSTGRAAVTLTAYLLPFGALMLVSGTLGERWGRARTVVVAYLVYVLASIVCVLAPTFDVLLVGRVLQGAANAFTTPLLLAALAAVTPAGRLGRALGLFGSLQAAGQTTAPLVGGLAASADWHYAFVGVAVVAAALAVVGLPEHARAAVGREPARLRTALQPDVLRTGLVAGLGWGALGGLSFLVAFRAEDDFGLSPTGRGLLLTGFGVAGLLTARLVGGGVDRFGARRCALLGALSGAVLVSLVGTLGSLVLVGIGWALAGVSGQLLLVGLNASVLSGEGPNRGGAVSVVQALRFLGAAAAPIALTPLYGVHPSVAFLVPTLALALLAPVLLPGTRPARRVRTV, encoded by the coding sequence GTGAGCCGCTCCCCGCTCCGGGGCCGCCTCGCCGTCGGGGCACTGTTCGCAGGCGGGTTCCTCGGTCCCTTCGGCGGGGGTGTCACCGCCTCGATGCTGCCGGAGATCGCTGGGGACCTCGGGGTCTCCACCGGTCGGGCCGCGGTCACGCTGACGGCCTACCTGCTCCCGTTCGGGGCGCTCATGCTCGTCTCCGGCACCCTCGGAGAACGCTGGGGTCGCGCGCGGACCGTGGTCGTCGCCTATCTCGTCTACGTGCTGGCCTCGATCGTCTGCGTCCTCGCCCCGACCTTCGACGTGCTGCTCGTCGGTCGGGTGCTCCAGGGAGCGGCCAACGCGTTCACCACCCCCCTGCTGCTGGCGGCGCTCGCCGCCGTCACCCCTGCCGGGCGCCTGGGCCGTGCGCTGGGCCTGTTCGGATCTCTGCAGGCGGCCGGGCAGACCACGGCACCCCTGGTCGGCGGGCTCGCAGCCTCGGCCGACTGGCACTACGCCTTCGTGGGGGTTGCGGTGGTCGCCGCCGCTCTCGCGGTGGTGGGGCTGCCCGAGCACGCCCGGGCGGCGGTCGGTCGCGAGCCCGCCCGGCTGCGGACGGCCCTGCAGCCGGACGTGCTGCGCACCGGGCTGGTGGCCGGGCTCGGCTGGGGGGCGCTGGGCGGGCTGAGCTTCCTCGTGGCGTTCCGTGCGGAGGACGACTTCGGGCTCTCCCCCACCGGGCGCGGCCTGCTGCTGACCGGGTTCGGGGTGGCGGGGCTGCTGACGGCGAGGCTGGTCGGGGGCGGGGTGGACCGGTTCGGTGCCCGCCGGTGCGCGCTGCTCGGCGCCCTGTCCGGGGCCGTGCTCGTGAGCCTGGTGGGCACGCTGGGCTCGCTGGTCCTGGTGGGGATCGGCTGGGCCCTGGCCGGGGTGTCCGGTCAGCTGCTGCTCGTGGGGCTCAACGCCTCCGTGCTCTCCGGGGAGGGTCCGAACCGGGGCGGCGCCGTCTCGGTGGTCCAGGCGCTGCGCTTCCTGGGCGCCGCCGCGGCCCCGATCGCGCTCACGCCGCTCTACGGGGTGCACCCGTCGGTGGCGTTCCTCGTGCCGACCCTCGCGCTGGCCCTGCTGGCCCCGGTGCTCCTGCCCGGTACGCGGCCCGCCCGCAGGGTCCGAACGGTCTGA
- the mshC gene encoding cysteine--1-D-myo-inosityl 2-amino-2-deoxy-alpha-D-glucopyranoside ligase, which yields MLSWSDPALPTVPGQGPPLRLHDTADGTVRPVTAGPTATMYVCGITPYDATHLGHAATYLAFDLVNRLWRDAGHDVHYVQNVTDVDDPLFERAARDGEDWIVLGMRETALFREDMEALRVLAPRDYIGAVESVEEVAAYVEQLVASGDAYVVEDAEHPDVYFRADATRQFGYESGYDRATMDRFFAERGGDPDRAGKRDPLDAAVWRAVREGEPSWPSAFGPGRPGWHIECAAIALNRIGTGIDVQGGGSDLIFPHHEFSAAHVEAITGAERFARHYVHTGMVGLDGEKMSKSKGNLVFVSRLRGDRVDPMAIRLGLLSAHYRADRMWTADVLTEASARLLQWRQATALDTGPDAADTVARLRQHLNDDLDTPRALAAVDAWAAEALHRRGTDADAPGLVRDAVDALLGVALGS from the coding sequence ATGCTGTCCTGGTCCGACCCCGCCCTGCCCACCGTGCCCGGACAGGGCCCGCCGCTGCGTCTGCACGACACCGCCGACGGCACCGTCCGGCCTGTCACCGCGGGGCCCACGGCCACCATGTACGTCTGCGGCATCACCCCCTACGACGCCACCCACCTCGGGCACGCGGCCACCTACCTGGCCTTCGACCTGGTGAACCGCCTCTGGCGCGACGCCGGCCACGACGTGCACTACGTGCAGAACGTCACCGACGTCGACGACCCGCTGTTCGAGCGCGCAGCCCGCGACGGCGAGGACTGGATCGTGCTGGGCATGCGGGAGACGGCGCTGTTCCGCGAGGACATGGAGGCGCTCCGCGTCCTCGCCCCGCGCGACTACATCGGGGCCGTCGAGAGCGTCGAGGAGGTGGCCGCCTACGTCGAGCAGCTGGTGGCCTCGGGCGACGCCTACGTCGTGGAGGACGCCGAGCACCCGGACGTCTACTTCCGCGCCGACGCCACCCGCCAGTTCGGGTACGAGTCCGGCTACGACCGCGCCACCATGGACCGCTTCTTCGCCGAGCGCGGGGGAGACCCCGACCGGGCGGGCAAGCGCGACCCGCTGGACGCCGCCGTGTGGCGCGCGGTGCGCGAGGGCGAGCCGAGCTGGCCCTCGGCGTTCGGCCCGGGCCGCCCGGGTTGGCACATCGAGTGCGCGGCGATCGCGCTCAACCGGATCGGCACCGGCATCGACGTGCAGGGCGGCGGCAGCGACCTCATCTTCCCCCACCACGAGTTCTCCGCCGCGCACGTCGAGGCGATCACCGGTGCGGAGCGGTTCGCCCGGCACTACGTGCACACCGGCATGGTCGGTCTCGACGGCGAGAAGATGTCCAAGAGCAAGGGCAACCTGGTCTTCGTCTCGCGGCTGCGCGGGGACCGGGTGGATCCCATGGCCATCCGGCTCGGGCTGCTGTCGGCGCACTACCGCGCCGACCGGATGTGGACCGCGGACGTGCTCACCGAGGCGAGCGCCCGGCTGCTGCAGTGGCGCCAGGCCACCGCCCTGGACACCGGCCCCGACGCCGCGGACACCGTGGCCCGGCTGCGCCAGCACCTCAACGACGACCTGGACACCCCGAGGGCACTGGCCGCCGTCGACGCCTGGGCCGCGGAGGCGCTGCACCGCCGCGGCACCGACGCCGACGCCCCCGGGCTGGTCCGGGACGCGGTGGACGCACTGCTCGGGGTGGCGCTCGGGTCGTGA
- a CDS encoding MMPL family transporter, with translation MRTTPRRLRWFLPALLVLVWLVVGGVGGPFAGKLGEVQSNDSASFLPASAEATQVAGLQKAFSDTTVIPAIVVAERAGGTTAADTAFLTRITGSVEGKTGYGGAASPVIPSQDGQAAEVIVPVDGSVDPGVTVADLRERLAQGTPDGLTVLVGGPGGQIADLTAAFGGIDGILVLVAGLVVIVILVVVYRSPLLPLLVVLSALFALGLASLAIYLLADHHVLTLDGQSQGILFILVFGAATDYALLLVSRFREELRDTPDRFDALRSAWRATVEPILASGGTVILGVLCLLFSDLNSNRGLGPVAAIGIGASLLASLTFLPAVLALLGRAAFWPVRPKAGSEHQQGLWWGLSRRIGARSRAYWAGSLLVLLVAAAFLPTLKAGGVAQSDLFLTDVDSVAAQDVIGAHFPGGSGSPAVIVTGVEQADAVAAAAQVDGVSAVASRSSTGQPGGAPKVVDGKVLLEATLSDAPDSEAAVATVQRVREAVHAVPGADALVGGPTATQLDTQTTSERDRRVIIPIVLLVVFVVLALLLRAIVAPLLLIGTVVLSFAATLGVSALVFNHVFHFPGADPVVPLFGFVFLVALGIDYNIFLMTRVREESRTRGTREGTLHGLAVTGGVITSAGVVLAATFAALAVIPILFLAQIAFIVAFGVLLDTLVVRSLLVPALSLEIGRKIWWPSALSRGKG, from the coding sequence ATGCGAACCACCCCTCGCCGGCTGCGCTGGTTCCTGCCGGCCCTGCTCGTCCTCGTCTGGCTCGTGGTCGGGGGCGTGGGCGGTCCGTTCGCCGGGAAGCTGGGGGAGGTCCAGTCCAACGACAGCGCCTCGTTCCTGCCGGCCTCCGCCGAGGCCACCCAGGTCGCCGGGCTGCAGAAGGCGTTCTCCGACACCACCGTCATCCCGGCGATCGTCGTCGCCGAGCGCGCCGGCGGCACCACGGCGGCCGACACCGCGTTCCTCACCCGGATCACCGGGTCCGTCGAGGGGAAGACCGGCTACGGCGGCGCGGCCAGCCCGGTCATCCCCTCCCAGGACGGCCAGGCGGCCGAGGTCATCGTCCCCGTCGACGGTTCGGTGGACCCCGGTGTGACCGTCGCCGACCTGCGCGAGCGGCTCGCGCAGGGCACCCCGGACGGGCTCACCGTCCTGGTGGGCGGACCGGGTGGTCAGATCGCGGACCTCACCGCGGCCTTCGGCGGCATCGACGGGATCCTGGTGCTCGTCGCCGGTCTCGTCGTCATCGTGATCCTCGTCGTGGTCTACCGGAGCCCGCTGCTGCCGCTGCTGGTGGTGCTGTCGGCGTTGTTCGCCCTCGGCCTGGCGAGCCTGGCGATCTACCTGCTCGCCGACCACCACGTGCTCACCCTCGACGGTCAGAGCCAAGGGATCCTGTTCATCCTGGTGTTCGGGGCGGCGACCGACTACGCGCTGCTGCTGGTCTCCCGGTTCCGCGAGGAGCTGCGCGACACCCCCGACCGGTTCGACGCGCTGCGCTCGGCCTGGCGCGCGACCGTGGAGCCGATCCTGGCCTCGGGCGGAACGGTGATCCTCGGGGTGCTGTGCCTGCTGTTCTCCGACCTGAACTCCAACCGGGGGCTCGGTCCGGTCGCCGCCATCGGGATCGGTGCGTCGCTGCTGGCCTCGCTGACCTTCCTGCCTGCCGTGCTGGCCCTGCTCGGTCGAGCGGCCTTCTGGCCGGTGCGGCCCAAGGCGGGCAGCGAGCACCAGCAGGGTCTGTGGTGGGGCCTGTCCCGACGGATCGGTGCCCGGTCCCGGGCGTACTGGGCGGGCAGCCTGCTCGTGCTCCTGGTGGCCGCGGCGTTCCTGCCCACGCTCAAGGCCGGCGGCGTCGCCCAGTCGGACCTGTTCCTCACCGACGTCGACTCGGTGGCCGCCCAGGACGTGATCGGCGCGCACTTCCCGGGAGGCTCCGGCTCCCCGGCCGTCATCGTCACCGGCGTCGAGCAGGCTGACGCGGTCGCCGCCGCCGCGCAGGTCGACGGTGTGAGCGCGGTGGCGTCGCGGTCGTCCACCGGTCAGCCCGGCGGCGCCCCGAAGGTCGTCGACGGCAAGGTCCTGCTGGAGGCCACCCTGTCCGACGCGCCGGACTCGGAGGCCGCCGTCGCGACGGTGCAACGGGTGCGGGAAGCCGTGCACGCCGTGCCCGGGGCCGACGCCCTGGTCGGCGGGCCCACGGCCACCCAGCTGGACACCCAGACCACCTCGGAGCGCGACCGGAGGGTGATCATCCCGATCGTGCTGCTGGTGGTGTTCGTGGTGCTGGCCCTGCTCCTGCGCGCGATCGTGGCCCCGCTGCTGCTCATCGGCACCGTGGTGCTCAGCTTCGCGGCCACGCTCGGGGTGTCGGCGCTGGTGTTCAACCACGTCTTCCACTTCCCGGGCGCCGATCCGGTGGTCCCGCTGTTCGGGTTCGTCTTCCTCGTGGCCCTGGGGATCGACTACAACATCTTCCTGATGACGCGGGTGCGCGAGGAGTCCCGGACCCGCGGCACGCGGGAGGGCACGCTGCACGGGCTGGCGGTGACGGGCGGGGTGATCACGTCGGCGGGCGTGGTGCTGGCGGCGACCTTCGCTGCGCTGGCGGTCATCCCGATCCTCTTCCTGGCCCAGATCGCCTTCATCGTGGCCTTCGGCGTGCTGCTGGACACCCTGGTGGTGCGCTCGCTGCTGGTGCCGGCCCTGAGCCTGGAGATCGGCCGGAAGATCTGGTGGCCGTCCGCGCTGTCCCGCGGGAAGGGCTGA
- a CDS encoding DUF5642 family protein, with product MRRTPAVLTLAAAAVLVAACGSTVDGSATAAPGGPSSSRSVGAGPTSAGGSSSSAPSSGSSSPSPGGDLASLLLGPGDFPPGYAVAAVDTATLAGLAGGVEGQVPGLTVTPPRCAQTNPYSDLTGAAGVTGANKAAALVVVEIVGPADAGALGRLGATLKDCSSFSASFTGPDGTPLSLQASSRALQAPPVDAGDTLGYTSTSTADVGSGTPFTTTQSQLYARVGPTLVGVALSSISGAPVDQDLLDRLFTAAVAKVAAG from the coding sequence GTGCGCCGCACGCCCGCCGTCCTGACCCTGGCCGCTGCCGCCGTGCTCGTCGCGGCCTGCGGCTCCACCGTGGACGGGAGCGCCACGGCAGCACCCGGCGGACCGTCCTCGTCGCGCAGCGTCGGGGCGGGCCCGACGTCCGCGGGCGGTTCGTCGAGCAGCGCGCCGTCGAGCGGGTCGTCGTCTCCCTCCCCGGGCGGCGACCTGGCGTCGCTGCTGCTGGGCCCCGGCGACTTCCCGCCGGGCTACGCCGTGGCGGCGGTCGACACCGCCACCCTCGCCGGCCTGGCCGGGGGCGTCGAGGGCCAGGTCCCCGGGCTCACGGTCACGCCGCCCCGGTGCGCGCAGACCAACCCGTACTCAGACCTGACCGGCGCGGCCGGGGTGACCGGTGCGAACAAGGCTGCCGCCCTCGTCGTCGTGGAGATCGTCGGACCGGCCGACGCCGGTGCGCTCGGCCGCCTGGGGGCCACCCTCAAGGACTGCAGCTCCTTCAGCGCCAGCTTCACCGGTCCCGACGGCACGCCGCTCTCGCTCCAGGCGAGCTCCCGCGCCCTGCAGGCACCACCCGTGGACGCGGGCGACACCCTCGGCTACACGAGCACGTCCACCGCGGACGTCGGCTCGGGCACCCCGTTCACCACCACCCAGTCCCAGCTGTACGCCCGGGTCGGCCCCACGCTGGTCGGTGTCGCGCTCAGCTCGATCAGCGGGGCCCCGGTCGACCAGGACCTGCTGGATCGTCTGTTCACCGCAGCGGTCGCCAAGGTGGCGGCGGGCTGA
- a CDS encoding VWA domain-containing protein: MSTPARRRRFAYGPFHGGPDPLAPPVDLREALDAIGEDVMGGTSPRAALRELLRRGTDGQRGLDQLAQRANKRRRELVKKNNLDGTLQEVRELLEKAVLAERKELARALDDDARFAEMQLEQRSPSVAEAVKELSDYEWRSPEAKQSYDAIADLMGREMLDERFQGMKKAMEGATDADREAVTDMLKDLNSLLAAHARGEDADDVQEQFEAFMAEHGEYFPDGPENVEQLLDSLARRAAAAQRVRNSLTPDQRAELDALAQQAFGSPELADQLAELDGMLQASRPGEDWNGSEDFRGRNGMGLGEATQAMADVGELDQLLEQISQAYPGARMEDVDLDALERQLGPQAGVDARALTELERELQRQGYLDRAPDGSWRLSPKAMRRLGESALRDVAEHISSRTGQRETRRAGAAGEPTGASREWEFGDSEPWDVPRTLTNAVLRSAGTGEALRMRVDDVEVVETEQRSRATVALLVDTSWSMVAEGRWLPMKRTALALHQLVSTRFRGDALALIGFGRQARTLTPEELTSLDGAYEQGTNLHHALLLAGRHLRRHPGTQPVVLIVTDGEPTAHLEPDGHAVFDYPPLPQTLGLTTRELDGIAKLGAQVTIFRLGDDPRLERVVDQMARRAGGRVVAPDLDGLGAAVVGDYVRTRRRAG, from the coding sequence ATGAGCACGCCCGCTCGTCGGCGTCGCTTCGCCTACGGCCCGTTCCACGGGGGGCCCGACCCGCTGGCCCCCCCGGTCGACCTGCGCGAGGCGCTCGACGCCATCGGCGAGGACGTCATGGGCGGCACCTCGCCCCGTGCCGCGCTGCGCGAGCTGCTCCGCCGGGGAACCGACGGTCAGCGCGGCCTGGACCAGCTCGCCCAGCGGGCCAACAAGCGCCGTCGCGAGCTCGTGAAGAAGAACAACCTCGACGGCACTCTCCAGGAGGTCCGCGAGCTCCTGGAGAAGGCCGTGCTGGCCGAGCGCAAGGAGCTCGCCCGGGCGCTGGACGACGACGCGCGGTTCGCCGAGATGCAGCTGGAGCAGCGCAGCCCCTCGGTGGCCGAGGCCGTCAAGGAGCTCAGCGACTACGAGTGGCGCAGCCCCGAGGCGAAGCAGAGCTACGACGCCATCGCCGACCTGATGGGCCGCGAGATGCTCGACGAGCGGTTCCAGGGGATGAAGAAGGCCATGGAGGGCGCCACCGACGCCGACCGCGAGGCCGTCACGGACATGCTCAAGGACCTCAACTCGCTGCTGGCCGCGCACGCCCGCGGAGAGGACGCCGACGACGTCCAGGAGCAGTTCGAGGCGTTCATGGCCGAGCACGGCGAGTACTTCCCGGACGGCCCGGAGAACGTGGAGCAGCTGCTCGACTCCCTGGCGAGGCGGGCCGCGGCCGCCCAGCGGGTGCGCAACTCGCTGACCCCGGACCAGCGGGCCGAGCTCGACGCCCTGGCCCAGCAGGCGTTCGGCTCGCCGGAGCTCGCGGACCAGCTCGCCGAGCTCGACGGGATGCTGCAGGCGTCGAGGCCGGGTGAGGACTGGAACGGCAGCGAGGACTTCCGCGGCCGCAACGGGATGGGCCTGGGCGAGGCCACCCAGGCGATGGCCGACGTCGGCGAGCTCGACCAGCTCCTCGAGCAGATCAGCCAGGCCTACCCGGGTGCGCGGATGGAGGACGTGGACCTGGACGCGCTGGAGCGCCAGCTCGGGCCGCAGGCCGGGGTCGACGCCCGCGCGCTGACCGAGCTCGAGCGCGAGCTGCAGCGCCAGGGCTACCTCGATCGCGCCCCGGACGGGTCCTGGCGGCTCTCGCCCAAGGCGATGCGGCGGCTGGGGGAGTCGGCGCTGCGCGACGTGGCCGAGCACATCAGCTCGCGGACCGGTCAGCGGGAGACCCGTCGCGCGGGGGCGGCCGGGGAACCCACGGGCGCGAGCCGTGAGTGGGAGTTCGGCGACTCGGAGCCGTGGGACGTGCCCCGGACGCTGACCAACGCGGTGCTGCGCTCGGCCGGCACCGGCGAGGCCCTGCGGATGCGGGTGGACGACGTGGAGGTGGTGGAGACCGAGCAGCGCAGCCGGGCGACCGTGGCGCTGCTGGTGGACACCTCGTGGTCGATGGTCGCCGAGGGCCGGTGGCTGCCGATGAAGCGCACCGCCCTGGCCCTGCACCAGCTCGTCAGCACCCGCTTCCGCGGGGACGCGCTGGCGCTCATCGGGTTCGGCCGGCAGGCCCGGACGCTCACCCCGGAGGAGCTGACCTCCCTGGACGGGGCGTACGAGCAGGGCACCAACCTGCACCACGCGCTGCTCCTGGCCGGCCGCCACCTGCGCCGGCACCCCGGCACCCAGCCCGTGGTGCTGATCGTCACCGACGGGGAGCCCACCGCGCACCTGGAGCCGGACGGGCACGCGGTGTTCGACTACCCGCCGCTGCCGCAGACCCTGGGCCTGACCACCCGCGAGCTCGACGGGATCGCCAAGCTCGGGGCGCAGGTGACCATCTTCCGGCTCGGCGACGACCCGCGGCTGGAGCGCGTGGTGGACCAGATGGCCCGGCGGGCGGGCGGGCGCGTGGTGGCCCCGGACCTCGACGGGCTCGGCGCGGCCGTGGTCGGTGACTACGTGCGAACGCGGCGCCGGGCGGGCTGA
- a CDS encoding spermidine synthase, protein MSLSAPRVQVDPARPGGRILLQGEVWQSYTDLDDPEHLHFAYTQRIADAVDTVLPRPGAVRAVHLGGGAMTLPRWLAATRPGSRSTVLELDPEVVAAAMALVHVPAATVRVGDARAGLEGLADGCADLVVGDAFDGRAVPPHLLTTGCTTEVVRVLRPGGLYVLNIIGDAPFVGLRGALATVRAAFGHVGVLAAPELLAQEVSGNAVVVACDEPVDWSALASRAAQRAERPTVLGESGTAHWVAGAAVLVD, encoded by the coding sequence GTGAGCCTGTCGGCCCCGCGCGTGCAGGTCGACCCCGCCCGCCCCGGTGGTCGCATCCTGCTGCAGGGCGAGGTCTGGCAGTCCTACACCGACCTCGACGACCCCGAGCACCTGCACTTCGCCTACACCCAACGGATCGCCGACGCCGTCGACACCGTGCTGCCCCGGCCCGGGGCGGTGCGTGCGGTGCACCTCGGCGGCGGTGCGATGACCCTGCCGCGCTGGCTCGCCGCCACCCGTCCGGGCAGCAGGTCCACGGTCCTCGAGCTCGACCCCGAGGTGGTCGCGGCCGCGATGGCGCTGGTCCACGTCCCGGCCGCCACGGTGCGGGTGGGGGATGCGCGGGCCGGTCTCGAGGGGCTGGCCGACGGGTGCGCGGACCTGGTCGTCGGCGACGCGTTCGACGGTCGGGCGGTGCCACCGCACCTGCTGACCACCGGCTGCACCACCGAGGTGGTGCGGGTGCTCCGGCCGGGCGGGCTCTACGTGCTCAACATCATCGGTGACGCCCCGTTCGTCGGTCTCCGCGGTGCGCTCGCGACGGTGCGGGCGGCGTTCGGCCACGTGGGCGTCCTCGCGGCTCCGGAGCTGCTGGCCCAGGAGGTGAGCGGGAATGCCGTCGTCGTCGCGTGCGACGAACCCGTGGACTGGTCGGCCCTCGCGAGCCGTGCCGCGCAGCGCGCCGAGCGCCCCACGGTGCTCGGGGAGTCGGGGACCGCGCACTGGGTCGCGGGCGCAGCGGTGCTCGTCGACTGA